Proteins encoded within one genomic window of Brienomyrus brachyistius isolate T26 chromosome 22, BBRACH_0.4, whole genome shotgun sequence:
- the rab5c gene encoding ras-related protein Rab-5C, with amino-acid sequence MASRGGPARTNGTTAGNKICQFKLVLLGESAVGKSSLVLRFVKGQFHEYQESTIGAAFLTQTVCLDDTTVKFEIWDTAGQERYHSLAPMYYRGAQAAIVVYDITNTDTFARAKNWVKELQRQASPNIVIALAGNKADLSNKRAVEFQEAQAYADDNSLLFMETSAKTAMNVNEIFMAIAKKLPKNEPQSGAATGRGNRPVVNLQETTSQATEGSCCK; translated from the exons ATGGCAAGTCGGGGAGGCCCGGCACGGACCAACGGCACGACGGCAGGCAACAAGATCTGCCAGTTCAAGCTGGTGCTGCTGGGGGAGTCGGCGGTGGGCAAGTCCAGCCTGGTGTTGCGCTTCGTCAAGGGCCAGTTTCACGAGTACCAGGAGAGCACCATCGGAG CCGCCTTCCTCACACAGACGGTTTGCTTGGACGACACGACGGTAAAGTTCGAGATCTGGGACACGGCCGGCCAGGAGCGGTACCACAGCTTGGCACCCATGTACTACAGAGGAGCCCAGGCGGCCATTGTAGTGTATGACATCACCAACACA GACACGTTTGCACGTGCAAAGAATTGGGTGAAGGAGCTCCAGCGACAAGCCAGCCCCAACATCGTCATCGCACTGGCTGGAAACAAAGCTGACCTGTCCAATAAGAGGGCCGTGGAGTTCCAG GAAGCACAAGCGTACGCAGATGACAACAGTTTGCTGTTCATGGAGACTTCAGCCAAAACTGCCATGAATGTCAATGAAATTTTCATGGCCATAG CCAAGAAGCTGCCGAAGAACGAGCCCCAAAGCGGGGCAGCGACCGGCCGGGGGAACAGGCCTGTTGTAAATCTCCAGGAGACCACGTCACAAGCCACGGAGGGTTCGTGCTGCAAGTAA